In Terriglobales bacterium, the following are encoded in one genomic region:
- a CDS encoding DUF4382 domain-containing protein — translation MQSRNRSLFVSVVTLITAALVLAGCGGGKATVNGSLPMGTVNTSISDPPTCSSASGGPYQHVYVTVRSVMVHQSATADANAGGWQELAPGLANAPRQIDLLGNPSNQCFLAQLGAQQIAAGSYQQIRIILLGNNQASQLTTNACGANAANCVVLNPSGSVQPLQLSSEANTGIKIPSGQIAGGRFTVPDGGVVDLNVDFDACASIVAQPNGQFRLKPVLHAGEVSLQTNIISGKVVDSATSQPITGTTIVALEQRDAATGVDRVIMQTLADAQGNFSFCPVPEGAYDLVAVSISDTGVAYAATVTTGVTVGTAMGNIPMVAQTGANTTQGSITGQVSTAGASGGVAADITLAATQPLTIGGSSTLVTIPLVQQSSSTATLTTASDAACPAGTFCATYTVSVPAANPNVGAFSAGGTTYTQDTANPVNYTMDALAFVPLSGSTPDCSPSDVQVNTLQGGGALAVTAGSSVTAATLAFTGCS, via the coding sequence ATGCAGTCCCGCAACAGATCTCTGTTCGTTTCTGTAGTGACTCTTATCACCGCCGCGCTGGTGCTTGCCGGCTGCGGCGGCGGCAAGGCCACCGTCAACGGCTCGCTCCCCATGGGCACCGTCAACACCAGCATCAGCGACCCGCCGACCTGCTCGAGCGCAAGCGGCGGCCCCTACCAGCACGTCTATGTCACCGTCCGTTCCGTGATGGTGCACCAGAGCGCGACCGCCGATGCGAACGCCGGCGGCTGGCAGGAGTTGGCCCCCGGCCTGGCGAACGCGCCCAGGCAGATCGACCTGCTCGGCAATCCTTCGAACCAGTGTTTCCTGGCGCAGCTCGGCGCGCAGCAGATCGCGGCCGGCAGCTACCAGCAGATCCGCATCATCCTGCTGGGCAACAACCAGGCCAGCCAGCTCACCACCAACGCCTGCGGAGCGAACGCGGCGAACTGCGTGGTGCTGAACCCGAGCGGCTCGGTGCAGCCGCTGCAGCTTTCGAGCGAAGCCAATACTGGCATCAAGATCCCGTCGGGCCAGATCGCCGGCGGGCGCTTCACCGTTCCGGACGGCGGCGTGGTCGACCTCAACGTCGATTTCGACGCCTGCGCTTCCATCGTGGCGCAGCCCAACGGGCAGTTCCGGCTGAAGCCGGTGCTGCATGCGGGCGAGGTCTCGTTGCAGACCAACATCATTAGCGGCAAGGTGGTGGACTCCGCGACGTCGCAGCCCATCACCGGCACCACCATCGTCGCGCTCGAGCAGCGTGACGCCGCCACCGGCGTCGACCGCGTCATCATGCAGACGCTCGCCGACGCCCAGGGCAACTTCAGCTTCTGCCCCGTGCCGGAAGGCGCCTACGACCTTGTCGCCGTCTCCATCAGCGACACCGGCGTCGCCTACGCGGCCACGGTCACGACCGGCGTCACGGTCGGCACTGCGATGGGGAATATTCCCATGGTCGCGCAGACAGGAGCGAACACCACGCAGGGCTCGATCACCGGCCAGGTCAGCACGGCGGGCGCATCGGGCGGCGTGGCGGCCGACATCACGCTCGCGGCCACCCAGCCGCTGACCATCGGCGGCTCCTCGACGCTCGTCACCATCCCGCTGGTGCAGCAGTCGTCGTCCACCGCAACCTTGACGACGGCGAGCGACGCGGCCTGCCCCGCAGGCACGTTCTGCGCCACCTACACCGTCAGCGTGCCGGCGGCGAACCCGAACGTCGGCGCCTTCAGCGCCGGCGGCACCACCTACACGCAGGACACCGCCAACCCGGTGAACTACACGATGGACGCGCTGGCGTTCGTGCCGCTCTCCGGCTCGACGCCTGACTGCTCGCCGTCTGACGTACAGGTCAACACGCTCCAGGGCGGAGGCGCGCTCGCGGTCACCGCCGGCAGCAGCGTGACGGCAGCGACCCTCGCCTTCACCGGCTGTTCGTAG
- a CDS encoding DUF6496 domain-containing protein, translating into MARKKGSSRRYGKKAASEVRTEMRHYKRGKHGSRVKSRKQAIAIGLSKARKKGAKVPRKKAA; encoded by the coding sequence ATGGCACGCAAGAAAGGCAGCAGCCGCAGGTATGGCAAGAAGGCCGCGAGCGAGGTGCGCACCGAGATGCGCCACTACAAGCGCGGCAAGCATGGCAGCCGCGTAAAGAGCCGCAAGCAGGCCATCGCGATCGGTCTCTCCAAGGCGCGCAAGAAGGGCGCCAAGGTCCCGCGCAAGAAGGCGGCCTAG
- the rsmI gene encoding 16S rRNA (cytidine(1402)-2'-O)-methyltransferase, with product MAASSSNGRGVLYIVATPIGNLEDITLRALRVLKECDLVACEDTRQTQKLLNHYGIEKKTVSYHEHNELTRAAELVKDLEEGMSIAVVSDAGMPGISDPGYRLISLAIRHHIPVIPIPGASAFVAALAASGLPTDSFRFSGFLPAKQGQRRSLLEEIKASPRTQVFYEAPHRIVETLADVVELLGASRPVVVAREVTKLHEEFLRGRADEVLEQLRAKGDVKGEITLMLGRASEVVDVLPEKKSIAARVRELQSAEQLDEKDALKRAAREFGVSKSEAYRELQRTK from the coding sequence ATGGCTGCTTCGTCCAGCAACGGCCGCGGCGTGCTCTACATCGTCGCCACGCCCATCGGCAACCTCGAGGACATCACCCTGCGCGCCCTCCGCGTGCTCAAGGAGTGCGACCTGGTCGCCTGCGAGGACACGCGCCAGACTCAGAAGCTCCTCAACCACTACGGCATCGAGAAGAAGACGGTCAGCTACCACGAGCACAACGAGCTGACCCGCGCCGCCGAGCTGGTCAAAGACCTGGAAGAGGGCATGTCCATCGCCGTGGTCTCCGACGCCGGCATGCCCGGCATCTCCGATCCCGGCTATCGCCTGATCTCGCTCGCCATCCGGCACCACATCCCGGTCATCCCGATCCCGGGCGCGTCGGCGTTCGTGGCCGCGCTCGCCGCGAGCGGCCTGCCCACCGATTCTTTCCGCTTCTCCGGCTTCCTGCCGGCCAAGCAGGGACAGCGGCGCTCGCTGCTGGAGGAGATCAAGGCCTCGCCGCGCACGCAGGTCTTCTACGAGGCGCCGCACCGCATCGTCGAGACGCTCGCCGACGTGGTCGAGCTGCTGGGCGCGTCGCGCCCGGTGGTGGTCGCCCGCGAGGTCACCAAGCTCCACGAGGAGTTCCTGCGCGGCCGCGCCGACGAAGTGCTCGAGCAGCTTCGCGCCAAGGGCGACGTGAAGGGCGAGATCACCCTGATGCTCGGTCGCGCGTCCGAAGTGGTCGACGTCCTGCCGGAGAAGAAGAGCATCGCCGCGCGCGTCCGCGAATTGCAGTCGGCCGAGCAGCTCGACGAGAAAGACGCCCTCAAGCGCGCCGCCAGGGAGTTCGGCGTCTCCAAGAGCGAGGCGTACCGGGAACTACAACGGACCAAGTAG
- a CDS encoding fumarylacetoacetate hydrolase family protein, with translation MRYCRFQSPSGPAWGMIERLEGKDVITRLLTMPEDVASFSVATNGAHLTAIPLDQARLLAPVMPSKIIGVGRNYKDHAKELGNEPPAELLTFLKAPSTVIAPGATIVLPKISERVDYEGELGVIIGRRCRNLADDEDVKPYIRGYTCVNDVTARDLQHKDAQWTRAKGFDTFCPVGPIVTDDLDPTAVQVTTKLNGETKQSGNTKDFIFPVALVIRAVSRVMTLLPGDLITTGTPAGVGPMKPGDVVEVTIPGVGTLKNPVAAE, from the coding sequence ATGAGATACTGTCGTTTCCAATCGCCGAGTGGCCCCGCCTGGGGGATGATCGAGCGCCTCGAAGGCAAGGACGTCATCACACGCCTGCTCACCATGCCGGAAGACGTGGCGAGCTTCAGCGTGGCCACCAACGGCGCCCACCTCACCGCCATCCCGCTCGACCAGGCCAGGCTGCTCGCGCCCGTCATGCCGTCGAAGATCATCGGCGTGGGCCGCAATTACAAAGACCACGCCAAGGAGCTCGGCAACGAACCGCCCGCCGAGCTGCTGACGTTCCTCAAGGCGCCCTCGACCGTGATCGCGCCGGGCGCCACCATCGTGCTGCCGAAAATATCGGAGCGCGTGGACTACGAAGGCGAGCTGGGGGTGATCATCGGCCGCCGCTGCCGCAACCTCGCCGACGACGAGGACGTGAAGCCCTACATCCGCGGCTACACCTGCGTGAACGACGTCACCGCCCGCGACCTCCAGCACAAGGACGCGCAGTGGACCCGCGCCAAGGGCTTCGACACCTTCTGTCCGGTCGGCCCCATCGTCACCGACGACCTCGACCCCACCGCCGTCCAAGTCACTACCAAGCTGAACGGCGAGACTAAACAGTCCGGAAACACGAAAGATTTCATCTTCCCGGTCGCGCTCGTGATCCGCGCCGTCAGCCGCGTGATGACGCTGCTCCCCGGCGATCTCATCACCACCGGCACGCCCGCCGGCGTCGGCCCCATGAAGCCCGGCGACGTGGTCGAGGTCACCATCCCGGGCGTCGGGACGCTGAAAAATCCCGTCGCCGCCGAGTGA
- a CDS encoding FmdB family zinc ribbon protein — translation MPIYEYQCKKCGHRFEKIQKFSDPAIKKCPECGGAVEKLLTAPAAHFKGEGWYVTDYARKGAKGGESSAESSKETKGEAKLDSKPDAKPDHKPEKKHKK, via the coding sequence ATGCCGATCTACGAATACCAGTGCAAGAAGTGCGGGCACCGCTTCGAGAAGATCCAGAAGTTCTCCGACCCTGCGATCAAGAAGTGCCCGGAATGCGGCGGCGCGGTGGAGAAACTGCTTACGGCGCCCGCCGCGCACTTCAAGGGCGAGGGCTGGTACGTGACAGACTACGCGCGCAAGGGCGCGAAGGGCGGGGAGTCGTCCGCGGAATCGTCCAAAGAGACGAAGGGCGAGGCGAAGCTTGACTCGAAGCCGGACGCCAAGCCCGACCACAAGCCGGAGAAGAAGCACAAGAAATAG
- the fsa gene encoding fructose-6-phosphate aldolase, which translates to MKFFIDTANLDEIRNAAAMGILDGVTTNPSLMAKEGKPNNKETIREICEVVGGPVSVEVLATDSGAMCREGQEYASWHKHVVVKLPTTKDGVKACKCLAGQGIKVNMTLCFSPNQALIVAKAGAAYVSPFIGRLDDISENGMELIRQILTIYRNYGFQTEVLAASIRHPMHVVESAMAGAHVATIPFKVLDMMFNHPLTDKGLAAFLKDYEKVKK; encoded by the coding sequence ATGAAATTCTTCATCGACACCGCCAACCTGGACGAGATCCGGAATGCCGCCGCCATGGGCATCCTCGACGGCGTGACCACCAACCCGTCGCTGATGGCCAAGGAAGGCAAGCCCAACAACAAGGAAACCATCCGCGAGATCTGCGAGGTCGTCGGCGGGCCCGTCTCGGTCGAGGTCCTCGCCACCGACTCCGGCGCGATGTGCCGCGAGGGCCAGGAGTACGCCTCGTGGCACAAGCACGTCGTCGTGAAGCTCCCCACGACCAAGGACGGCGTGAAGGCGTGCAAGTGCCTCGCCGGCCAGGGCATCAAGGTCAACATGACGCTCTGCTTCTCGCCCAACCAGGCGCTCATCGTCGCGAAAGCGGGCGCGGCCTACGTCAGCCCCTTCATCGGCCGCCTCGACGACATCAGCGAGAACGGCATGGAGCTCATCCGCCAGATCCTCACCATCTACCGCAACTACGGCTTCCAGACCGAGGTCCTGGCCGCCAGCATCCGCCATCCCATGCACGTGGTCGAGTCGGCCATGGCCGGCGCGCACGTCGCCACCATCCCCTTCAAGGTGCTCGACATGATGTTCAACCATCCCTTGACCGATAAGGGGCTGGCGGCGTTCTTGAAGGATTATGAGAAAGTGAAGAAGTAG